From the Planktothricoides raciborskii GIHE-MW2 genome, the window GACTAAAGAACCACTCACGCCCCAAAAGGGCATTTATCCGCGACATTTTGGCCTAGTTTTTAGCCAGGAACAGGACTGGGAAGCATTGCTGAACCGGGCGAAACAGCAACAACTTACGTTTTATCAGCAGCCAAAACATCGGTTTCCTGGCGAACCCTTGGAACATCGGACTTTCTTTTTGCAAGACCCGTTTTACAATTTGCTGGAGTTCAAATATTATTTTCACGATGCGGCGATTTTTGGGATGCAAGAGTTAACCCAAGTGGGAGAAGCCAGC encodes:
- a CDS encoding VOC family protein → MNQVIFHFAFPVADLAKTAEFYVDGLGCAVGRQTPNSMILNLYGHQLVAHVTKEPLTPQKGIYPRHFGLVFSQEQDWEALLNRAKQQQLTFYQQPKHRFPGEPLEHRTFFLQDPFYNLLEFKYYFHDAAIFGMQELTQVGEASDMASAT